In Mastomys coucha isolate ucsf_1 unplaced genomic scaffold, UCSF_Mcou_1 pScaffold20, whole genome shotgun sequence, one DNA window encodes the following:
- the LOC116098056 gene encoding LOW QUALITY PROTEIN: zinc finger protein 280B-like (The sequence of the model RefSeq protein was modified relative to this genomic sequence to represent the inferred CDS: deleted 2 bases in 2 codons; substituted 2 bases at 2 genomic stop codons), with protein MEQPFVLDDEEQDPEPQQRSQEPIQVLNEDADDDAELIFVGMENVKEDAELIFVGVTSTSQPANSNILSRVTPGSRLKRKHDRLRETSTGXLQPSHPAAPTAEAVIVLPASPAESRWTDSPIIIEPSSESDYKSNSPQVVPSSSSKCCSPLVTLSSSKSSPVKAALSGGDVNENLYVSKCHFSVNPQMPENSIEIVEPLSSGTFHTLNAQQRTPSFGAPHSLNHLGNGVPPSEDSAHPRQDSGLAEANFSSQGTFDSKKGSLTLLLSDFYYGQHKGDGRPEQKTHTTFKCPSCSKALKNIKFMNHTKHHLELERQGSEDAWENHTTCLHCHRQFNSLFQLECHIDRVHTAPDPTVVCKICELSFETDQVLLQHMKDNHKPREMPYVCQVCKYRSSVFADVETHFTKCHVNTKNLLCPFCLKIFKTGMPYMCHYRGHWERSGHQCSKCRLQFLTFKEKMEHKTQCHQMFKKPKQLEGLPPETKVVIQVSVKPMESESVKXVASITVSTTDWEPSYPRSQGRLSPKPH; from the exons ATGGAGCAGCCATTCGTGTTAGATGATGAAGAGCAAGATCCAGAGCCACAGCAGAGGTCCCAAGAACCCATTCAGGTCCTCAATGAAGATGCGGATGATGATGCTGAGCTCATCTTTGTAGGGATGGAGAATGTAAAGGAAGATGCTGAGCTGATCTTTGTTGGAgtaacttcaacttcacagccaGCCAACTCGAACATTTTGAGCAGAGTCACTCCAGGTTCACggttaaaaagaaagcatgaccGACTCAGAGAGACCTCTACTGGATGATTGCAGCCCTCACATCCTGCCGCCCCCACAGCAGAGGCAGTGATTGTCTTGCCAGCGTCCCCAGCTGAATCGAGATGGACAGATAGCCCTATTATTATTGAGCCTTCATCCGAGTCAGATTATAAAAGTAACTCACCACAAGTTGTGCCTAGTAGCTCTTCAAAGTGTTGTTCACCTCTGGTTACACTCTCAAGTTCAAAGAGCAGCCCAGTAAAGGCAGCGCTTTCAGGAGGAGATGTGAACGAAAATTTGTATGTATCGAAGTGCCATTTTTCCGTAAATCCACAGATGCCTGAAAATAGTATTGAGATTGTAGAACCACTTTCTTCAGGTACCTTCCATACCTTGAATGCACAGCAGAGGACACCTTCCTTTGGTGCTCCacactcactgaaccatcttggaAATGGGGTACCTCCTTCAGAGGACTCCGCCCACCCTCGGCAGGACAGTGGACTGGCAGAAGCCAACTTCTCAAGTCAAGGGACATTTGATTCCAAGAAAGGAAGCTTGACCCTGTTACTCAGTGACTTTTATTATGGACAGCACAAAGGGGATGGGAGGCCGGAGCAGAAGACTCATACAACCTTTAAATGCCCCAGCTGCTCGAAAGCTCTAAAGAATATTAAATTTATGAACCACACCAAACAtcatttggagctggagaggcaaGGGAGTGAGGATGCCTGGGAGAACCACACCACCTGTCTGCACTGCCACCGGCAGTTCAATTCCCTGTTCCAGCTGGAGTGCCACATTGACCGTGTGCACACAGCGCCAGACCCGACTGTGGTCTGCAAAATCTGTGAATTGTCATTTGAGACCGACCAAGTCCTTTTACAGCACATGAAGGACAATCACAAGCCCAGGGAGATGCCT TACGTGTGCCAGGTCTGCAAGTACAGATCGTCAGTCTTCGCTGATGTGGAGACACATTTTACAAAGTGCCATGTGAACACTAAGAACCTGCTCTGTCCATTTTGTCTTAAGATCTTCAAAACTGGGATGCCGTACATGTGCCATTACAGGGGCCACTGGGAGAGGAGCGGCCACCAATGCTCCAAGTGTCGGCTGCAGTTTTTAACCTTCAAGGAGAAAATGGAGCACAAGACCCAGTGCCACCAAATGTTCAAGAAGCCCAAGCAGCTGGAAGGGCTGCCGCCTGAGACAAAGGTCGTGATCCAGGTGTCTGTGAAGCCAATGGAGTCAGAGTCTGTGAAA TAGGTAGCATCAATCACTGTGAGCACAACTGACTGGGAGCCCTCTTACCCCAGATCTCAAGGCCGGCTTTCACCAAAGCCCCATTAA